In a single window of the Acidobacteriota bacterium genome:
- a CDS encoding ZIP family metal transporter, producing the protein MNNSFWQVMGYALIPASAVLVGGIIAVFWKPGATIRSLVQHFAAGLVFAAVAAEILPDIMHQRDPLAMVVGFTLGIGLMLAVKYFAEGSGKKANGASKRPAKSESKQQSQTESSEEAEKGENESPTSLLVTIGIDLLIDGLLIGIAFTASSKQGFLLTFALAFEVFFLGLSASVALSKAGKSRTVMVGAAVGLALLLLGGVVIGNYFLSGLTGFAFDTMLAFGAAALLYLVTEELLVEAHEAKETPVTTAMFFVGFVVLLLVEMLA; encoded by the coding sequence ATGAATAACTCATTTTGGCAGGTGATGGGCTACGCGCTGATTCCGGCTTCGGCGGTGCTTGTCGGCGGCATTATCGCCGTATTTTGGAAACCCGGCGCGACCATTCGCAGTTTGGTGCAGCATTTTGCCGCCGGACTCGTTTTTGCCGCCGTCGCCGCCGAAATATTGCCCGACATAATGCACCAACGCGACCCGCTCGCAATGGTCGTCGGCTTTACACTAGGAATCGGTTTGATGCTCGCAGTTAAATACTTTGCCGAAGGCAGCGGGAAAAAAGCAAACGGCGCGAGTAAACGACCGGCAAAGAGCGAATCGAAACAGCAGTCGCAAACGGAAAGTTCGGAGGAGGCGGAAAAAGGCGAAAACGAATCACCGACGAGTTTGCTAGTGACAATCGGTATTGACTTGCTGATTGACGGATTGCTCATCGGAATCGCTTTTACGGCGAGTTCAAAACAGGGATTTTTGCTGACGTTCGCGCTCGCCTTCGAGGTTTTCTTTCTCGGTCTTTCGGCTTCGGTGGCACTGAGCAAAGCCGGAAAATCCAGAACCGTAATGGTCGGCGCGGCAGTCGGACTGGCTCTGCTTTTGCTCGGCGGCGTAGTCATCGGAAATTACTTTTTGTCGGGACTGACCGGCTTCGCTTTCGACACAATGCTGGCTTTCGGCGCGGCGGCATTGCTTTATCTGGTTACGGAAGAATTGCTTGTCGAAGCGCACGAAGCGAAGGAAACTCCCGTTACGACGGCGATGTTTTTTGTCGGATTCGTGGTGCTTTTGCTGGTCGAAATGCTTGCGTAA
- a CDS encoding zinc ribbon domain-containing protein, which produces MSFLKNLLGGGHHSGRRRSGRGHHDKHSRRYDESYGQEPRDERPRGGNSGEEMFCQICGVANTQNARFCKGCGTTLAAAANACTKCGNALATGSAFCNSCGQKQ; this is translated from the coding sequence ATGAGCTTTTTAAAAAACCTACTAGGCGGTGGTCATCATAGCGGGCGACGACGTAGCGGCCGCGGACACCACGATAAACATTCTCGGCGCTACGACGAGAGTTATGGACAAGAGCCGCGAGACGAGCGACCACGGGGCGGCAATTCCGGTGAGGAAATGTTTTGTCAGATATGCGGCGTTGCGAATACCCAAAACGCGCGTTTCTGCAAGGGTTGCGGAACAACCCTTGCGGCCGCGGCAAATGCATGCACGAAATGCGGCAATGCGCTCGCAACAGGATCTGCTTTCTGCAACAGCTGCGGGCAGAAACAATAG
- a CDS encoding DUF1232 domain-containing protein: MSGFLENFTKKARALKKETFALYLACRDERKPLYAKILAACVVGYAFSPIDLIPDFIPLLGLLDDLILIPIGIALVLKMIPPEVMADCRQQAGETIDKPTNWYAASVIILIWVLLIVFSGWLVLKAIGN, encoded by the coding sequence ATGAGTGGTTTTTTAGAGAATTTCACGAAAAAAGCACGAGCCTTGAAAAAGGAAACTTTTGCACTTTATCTGGCTTGCCGCGACGAGCGAAAACCGTTGTATGCCAAAATTCTCGCCGCGTGCGTCGTCGGCTATGCTTTCAGCCCGATTGATCTGATACCGGATTTTATACCTTTGTTGGGACTGCTTGATGATCTGATTCTGATTCCAATCGGGATCGCTCTGGTTCTCAAAATGATTCCGCCGGAAGTTATGGCTGATTGCCGCCAACAAGCAGGCGAAACGATTGACAAGCCGACGAATTGGTATGCCGCTTCGGTCATCATTTTGATTTGGGTGCTGCTAATAGTTTTTTCAGGCTGGCTGGTGCTAAAGGCGATTGGTAATTAA